The Pirellulimonas nuda genome includes a region encoding these proteins:
- a CDS encoding chitobiase/beta-hexosaminidase C-terminal domain-containing protein, whose translation MRRKRSDTSFRGSIQRLEPRLALDASMLRITEFLASNDGGLNDADGDDSDWIEIYNSGAQPVDLTGLHLTDDPSDLNRWSFPSGHQLDAGAFLVVFASGKDTVLAGDELHTDFKLGADGEYLALVDTDGSTIIDQFSPEFPPQVTDVSYGREMQPAGPTSVVLADGANARGLVPSNGALGVSWTSPGFNDAAWPLAGPTGYGYENNPGNNTNFTDEIATSIPSGTTSLYLRVPFTLNSLTDIGSLSLEMRYDDGFVAYLNGVKIASANEPETLNYASAASASHNDGLAEQFAAFNVDAAIPHLTTGVNVLAIHALNQEDSSDMLIEPRLVSRRSNITNPEAVGYFAQPTPGYGNSNNSILGFAQEPEFDLASGFYESTQFLSIVSGTPGATIVYTTDGSTPAVNGNLNVTNGVLYQSPISVSSTRVIRAAAFFPDFEPSATQTRTYIFVNDVIQQQPSGQAPGPGWPSSNVNGQDIDYGMDPEILALYGNQAVIDSLKSLSTVSITTDLENLFDSQTGIIVNATNRGRDWERPASLEIIYPDGSEAGFQIDAGLRIRGGASRTDNNPKHAFRFYFRSEYGESKLEYPLFGDEGVDKFDVLDFRTAQNYSWSYQGNSQNTFVRDVFSRDLQADLGQPYTRSRYHHLYVNGVYWGIFMTQERIEKYYGESYLGGDEDDYDVVKADPSVTRITEVADGNDLAWRALFDYAQDLADNPVANANNYFTMQGLNPDGSRNPALPVLLDLDNLIDYMAIIFYTGAYDNGISRFFGDNRSNNWFGIRSRENPDQGFQFFMHDAEHSLGANNTDSIDRTGPFNQGNQDNYDHFNPQYLHQDLLASKEYRVAFGDRIRNYFFDDGPMTAGPSMARMQSRVDEVDPAIVAEAARWGDSKREPAFNRNDWLGELSTLLDPQRGYFLTRTGTVLNQLIGDDLYPTIRAPAFSPYGGEIPAGQLLSISAPGLAIYYTTDGSDPRQIGGAISPSAQTYQGAVAIAATTTVKARAYVPASQTWSALTAADFVATVLGDYDSSGQVDQADYVVWSQSFGSTTQLAADGNGDGVVDSADYTVWRDQFSALAALAAMTPEPSAQHAAPAPQLSIATPKLPGALDPPEAGLVAASSATTQILAFGDVPSSAVYRSLPGRSLPGHPRPAATTARSIDAAFSRYDLLAGRLAAARHRDLPTFTPADDASPTGGFERFSADDPDRSTEPLDDSLGLLAEELAHAWRRGRRVE comes from the coding sequence GTGCGACGAAAGAGATCCGACACCAGCTTCCGCGGCTCGATCCAACGTTTGGAACCGCGGTTGGCGCTGGATGCGTCGATGCTACGCATCACCGAGTTCCTGGCCAGCAACGACGGCGGGCTGAACGACGCCGACGGCGACGATTCCGACTGGATCGAGATCTATAATTCTGGCGCCCAGCCCGTTGACCTCACGGGCCTCCATCTGACGGACGACCCCAGCGACCTGAACCGCTGGTCCTTCCCGTCCGGGCATCAACTGGACGCGGGCGCCTTCCTTGTGGTGTTTGCTTCCGGCAAAGACACGGTCTTGGCCGGCGACGAGCTGCACACCGATTTCAAGTTGGGCGCCGATGGCGAGTACCTGGCGCTGGTCGATACGGACGGCTCTACGATCATCGACCAATTCTCGCCGGAGTTTCCGCCGCAGGTGACCGACGTCTCCTACGGCCGCGAGATGCAGCCTGCCGGTCCGACCTCCGTGGTGCTGGCGGACGGAGCGAACGCGCGGGGGTTGGTCCCCTCCAATGGCGCGCTGGGCGTCTCCTGGACGTCGCCCGGCTTCAACGACGCCGCGTGGCCCCTCGCGGGGCCCACGGGCTACGGGTACGAGAACAACCCGGGCAACAACACGAACTTTACCGACGAGATCGCCACCTCCATCCCGTCGGGCACCACCAGCCTGTACCTGCGGGTCCCGTTCACGCTCAACTCGTTGACCGACATCGGTTCGCTCAGCCTTGAGATGCGGTACGACGACGGATTCGTGGCGTACCTGAACGGCGTCAAGATCGCCTCGGCCAATGAACCCGAAACCCTGAACTACGCCTCGGCCGCCTCCGCGAGTCACAACGACGGACTTGCGGAGCAGTTCGCGGCGTTCAACGTCGATGCGGCCATCCCGCACCTGACGACCGGGGTCAACGTGCTGGCCATCCATGCGCTGAACCAGGAAGACAGCAGCGACATGCTCATCGAGCCGCGGCTGGTTTCGCGGCGGTCGAACATCACCAACCCCGAGGCGGTGGGGTATTTCGCCCAACCAACGCCCGGCTACGGCAACTCTAACAACAGCATCTTGGGCTTCGCCCAGGAGCCGGAGTTCGACCTCGCCAGCGGCTTCTACGAGTCGACCCAGTTCCTGTCGATTGTCAGCGGCACGCCGGGGGCCACGATCGTCTACACGACCGACGGCTCGACGCCGGCCGTTAACGGCAATCTCAACGTCACCAACGGCGTGCTCTACCAGTCGCCGATTAGCGTCTCATCGACGCGGGTGATACGCGCCGCGGCCTTCTTCCCCGACTTCGAGCCGTCCGCCACGCAGACGCGGACGTATATCTTCGTCAACGATGTCATCCAGCAGCAACCTTCGGGACAGGCGCCCGGTCCGGGCTGGCCGTCGTCCAACGTGAACGGCCAAGACATCGACTACGGGATGGATCCAGAGATCCTGGCGCTGTACGGCAATCAGGCCGTGATCGACTCGCTCAAGTCGCTGTCGACCGTGTCGATCACCACCGATCTAGAGAATCTGTTCGACAGCCAGACCGGGATCATCGTCAACGCGACCAACCGCGGCCGCGACTGGGAGCGGCCCGCCTCGTTGGAGATCATCTACCCCGACGGCAGCGAGGCGGGTTTCCAGATAGACGCCGGGTTGCGGATCCGCGGCGGCGCCAGCCGAACGGACAACAACCCGAAGCACGCGTTCCGGTTCTATTTCCGCAGCGAGTACGGCGAGTCGAAGCTCGAGTACCCGCTCTTTGGCGACGAGGGGGTCGACAAGTTCGACGTGCTCGATTTCCGTACGGCGCAGAACTACTCGTGGTCGTACCAGGGGAACAGCCAGAACACGTTTGTACGCGACGTGTTCTCGCGAGACCTGCAAGCAGACCTGGGCCAGCCCTACACACGCAGCCGCTATCACCACCTGTACGTGAACGGCGTCTACTGGGGCATTTTCATGACCCAGGAGCGGATCGAGAAGTACTACGGAGAATCGTACCTGGGCGGCGATGAGGACGACTACGACGTCGTAAAGGCCGACCCCAGCGTGACCCGCATCACCGAGGTTGCCGACGGCAACGATCTAGCCTGGCGGGCGTTGTTCGACTACGCCCAAGACCTGGCGGACAACCCGGTCGCCAACGCCAACAACTACTTCACGATGCAGGGGCTCAACCCCGACGGCAGCCGCAACCCCGCCCTGCCCGTGCTGCTCGATCTGGACAACCTGATCGACTACATGGCCATTATTTTTTACACCGGCGCGTACGACAACGGGATCTCTCGGTTCTTCGGCGACAACAGGTCCAACAACTGGTTCGGCATCCGAAGCCGCGAAAACCCCGACCAGGGATTCCAGTTCTTTATGCACGACGCCGAGCACTCGCTGGGCGCCAACAACACGGACAGCATCGATCGCACCGGCCCGTTCAATCAAGGGAACCAAGACAACTACGATCACTTCAACCCGCAGTACCTTCACCAGGACCTGCTGGCGAGCAAAGAGTACCGGGTGGCGTTCGGTGACCGCATTCGAAACTACTTCTTCGACGACGGACCGATGACCGCGGGGCCGAGTATGGCCCGGATGCAGTCCCGCGTAGACGAAGTGGACCCCGCCATCGTGGCCGAGGCGGCCCGGTGGGGCGACTCGAAGCGGGAGCCCGCGTTCAACCGAAACGACTGGCTGGGCGAGCTCAGCACGCTGCTCGACCCGCAGCGGGGCTACTTCCTGACTCGCACGGGCACGGTCTTGAACCAGCTCATCGGCGACGACCTCTATCCCACGATCAGGGCGCCGGCCTTCAGCCCGTACGGCGGCGAGATCCCGGCGGGGCAACTATTGAGCATCTCCGCGCCGGGGCTCGCGATCTACTACACCACCGACGGCAGCGACCCGCGACAAATCGGCGGGGCGATCAGCCCATCGGCGCAGACCTATCAGGGCGCGGTCGCGATAGCGGCCACGACCACCGTGAAGGCGCGCGCCTACGTTCCCGCCAGCCAAACCTGGTCCGCATTGACGGCGGCCGACTTCGTCGCCACGGTTCTTGGCGACTACGATTCCAGCGGGCAGGTGGACCAGGCCGACTACGTGGTGTGGTCGCAAAGCTTTGGGTCGACGACGCAACTGGCCGCGGACGGCAACGGCGACGGCGTGGTTGACTCGGCCGACTACACCGTGTGGCGCGACCAGTTCAGCGCGCTAGCCGCGCTGGCCGCCATGACGCCCGAGCCAAGCGCCCAGCACGCGGCGCCGGCGCCCCAGTTGAGTATCGCCACCCCGAAATTGCCCGGCGCGTTGGACCCGCCCGAGGCCGGCCTCGTTGCCGCCTCTTCGGCTACGACCCAGATCCTTGCGTTTGGCGACGTCCCCTCGTCTGCCGTCTATCGCTCGCTGCCGGGCCGCTCGCTGCCGGGCCATCCACGGCCGGCGGCCACGACCGCGCGGTCCATTGACGCGGCCTTTTCTCGCTACGATCTGCTCGCGGGACGACTAGCCGCCGCTCGGCATCGCGACCTCCCCACGTTCACGCCCGCCGACGACGCGTCCCCGACCGGCGGCTTTGAGCGGTTCTCGGCCGACGATCCTGATCGTTCCACCGAGCCCCTGGATGACAGCCTGGGCCTGCTGGCCGAGGAGCTGGCCCACGCCTGGCGGCGGGGCCGCCGCGTGGAGTGA
- a CDS encoding class I SAM-dependent methyltransferase translates to MSRPTQTLLACLMLLLGAGVSAQQPAVAIPKGINATFKDPDLNVDDWIGRFEVESREVFSARREVLAACDVRPGERVADVGAGTGFYSQLFAKAAGPSGRVYSVDIAPKFLEHIDERALAAGLRNVTTVLGADDSVCLPPESVDLVFICDTYHHFESPQRSLASIYRSLKPGGRLVLIDFERIPGKSSEFVLGHVRAGKGVFRSEIVDAGFEFKDEIEVDSFEENYLLRFVRPKD, encoded by the coding sequence ATGAGCCGACCGACCCAGACGCTGCTGGCCTGCCTGATGCTCCTTCTGGGCGCTGGCGTCAGCGCCCAGCAGCCGGCCGTTGCGATCCCCAAAGGGATCAACGCCACCTTCAAGGACCCCGACCTCAACGTAGACGACTGGATCGGACGGTTCGAGGTAGAAAGCCGCGAGGTCTTCTCGGCGCGTCGCGAGGTGTTGGCTGCCTGCGACGTCCGGCCCGGAGAGCGGGTCGCGGACGTCGGCGCGGGGACGGGCTTCTACAGCCAGCTCTTCGCAAAGGCCGCGGGCCCCAGCGGCCGCGTGTACAGCGTTGATATCGCCCCGAAGTTCTTGGAGCACATCGACGAGCGGGCGTTGGCCGCGGGGCTTCGCAACGTGACCACGGTGCTGGGCGCCGACGACTCGGTATGCCTGCCCCCCGAATCGGTCGACCTTGTGTTCATCTGCGACACCTACCACCACTTCGAAAGCCCGCAGCGCTCGCTGGCCTCGATCTACCGTTCGCTCAAGCCGGGGGGACGCCTGGTGCTCATTGATTTCGAACGCATCCCCGGCAAGTCAAGCGAGTTCGTGCTGGGCCACGTACGCGCCGGCAAGGGGGTCTTCCGCAGTGAGATCGTCGACGCTGGGTTTGAGTTCAAGGACGAGATTGAGGTGGACTCCTTTGAGGAGAACTATCTGCTACGGTTCGTGCGACCCAAGGATTAG
- a CDS encoding hybrid sensor histidine kinase/response regulator yields MPAFWKRILGRSGPTASTTRSLHAAQAGQDRAENQLRRSEDQLTQLVAGVRDYAIFLLDREGTVVTWNAGAERIKGYRADEIIGQHFSRFYPQESISADWPAHELAVAAETGRFEDEGWRVRKDGTRFWANVVITALQDGQGPHGFLKITRDLTDRRQAEEELRISEERLRLMIESVQDYAIFMLDPDGLITTWNSGAARIKGYAAHEIIGEHFSRFYPEEARQRDWPGEELRRAQAAGRIEDEGWRVRKDGSRFWANVVITALRDESGALCGFCKVTRDLTERLQSEENARKLLQEEAARAAAEAATAEAHRAREAERQQRAQWQVTLSSIGDAVIVTDADGAVSFMNAVAASLTGWDLANAKGRPLEEVFRIVNEHTRHPVENPVAKVLREGTVVGLANSTVLIGADGREAPIDDSGAPIRGEDGAITGVVLVFRDDTERRCALEVLRAADRRKNEFLATLAHELRNPLAPIRTGLELMRSRKYEPATLDEVLPVVERQTEQLVSLVDDLLDVSRVTRGLFRLRRRPSRLSGLVQAAVEAARPFIDGFGHELGVDLPPEEVVLDVDPNRLSQVLTNLLNNAAKYTPQGGHIWLSARVEAQDVLFTVRDTGLGIPAEDLERIFEMFTRIEHHEQEYAGLGVGLTLSKQLVELHGGVIEVTSEGQGKGTEFRVRIPAVTTAEPAAAEPAAATPATPTPQLRVLVVDDNRAAAFMLTRLIERMGNEVRSVGDGVAAVQSAAEFCPDIVLMDLLMPRMGGCEAARQIRSQTWGASMTLVAVTGCGLEEDRQMTIDAGFDDHLVKPVSVDALEALFARHATPR; encoded by the coding sequence ATGCCTGCGTTTTGGAAAAGGATCCTTGGTCGCAGCGGGCCGACCGCGTCGACGACGCGGTCGCTCCACGCGGCGCAGGCGGGGCAGGACCGCGCCGAGAACCAACTGCGCCGCAGCGAGGACCAGCTCACCCAGCTTGTGGCCGGCGTTCGCGACTACGCGATCTTCCTGCTCGACCGAGAGGGAACGGTCGTCACGTGGAACGCCGGCGCCGAACGGATCAAGGGCTACCGCGCCGACGAGATCATCGGCCAGCACTTCTCTCGCTTCTATCCTCAGGAATCCATCTCCGCCGATTGGCCCGCCCACGAGCTCGCGGTGGCGGCCGAAACGGGCCGCTTTGAGGACGAGGGCTGGCGCGTCCGCAAGGACGGCACGCGCTTCTGGGCCAACGTGGTCATCACCGCCCTGCAGGACGGGCAGGGCCCGCACGGGTTCCTCAAGATCACCCGCGACCTCACCGACCGCCGACAGGCAGAAGAAGAGCTGCGGATCAGTGAGGAACGGCTCCGCCTGATGATCGAGAGCGTGCAGGACTACGCCATCTTCATGCTCGATCCGGACGGCCTGATCACCACGTGGAACAGCGGCGCCGCGCGGATCAAGGGCTACGCCGCACACGAGATCATCGGCGAACACTTCTCTCGCTTCTACCCGGAGGAGGCCCGTCAGCGCGATTGGCCCGGCGAAGAACTCCGCCGCGCCCAAGCCGCCGGACGCATCGAGGACGAGGGTTGGCGTGTCCGAAAAGACGGCTCGCGGTTCTGGGCCAACGTCGTTATCACCGCGCTGCGGGACGAGTCGGGCGCGTTGTGCGGCTTCTGCAAGGTCACCCGCGACCTCACCGAACGGCTTCAGTCGGAGGAGAACGCTCGCAAGCTCCTGCAAGAAGAAGCGGCCCGCGCCGCGGCCGAGGCCGCCACCGCGGAGGCCCACCGCGCCCGGGAGGCCGAGCGGCAGCAACGCGCCCAGTGGCAGGTCACCCTGAGCAGCATCGGCGATGCGGTCATCGTCACCGACGCCGACGGTGCGGTCTCGTTTATGAACGCGGTCGCGGCCTCGCTCACCGGCTGGGACCTCGCCAACGCGAAGGGGCGGCCCTTGGAGGAGGTCTTCCGCATCGTCAACGAACACACCCGCCACCCGGTCGAGAACCCGGTCGCCAAGGTGCTGCGGGAGGGGACCGTGGTCGGCCTCGCCAACAGCACCGTGCTGATCGGCGCGGACGGCCGCGAGGCGCCCATCGACGACTCGGGGGCGCCCATCCGTGGCGAGGACGGCGCCATTACGGGCGTCGTGCTGGTGTTCCGCGACGACACCGAGCGCCGCTGCGCCTTGGAGGTGTTGCGGGCGGCCGACCGCCGCAAGAACGAGTTCTTGGCGACCCTCGCCCACGAGCTACGCAACCCGTTGGCGCCCATCCGGACGGGGCTCGAGCTGATGCGTTCGCGAAAGTACGAACCGGCGACCCTCGACGAGGTGCTGCCCGTCGTCGAGCGGCAGACCGAGCAACTCGTGTCGCTGGTAGACGACCTGCTGGACGTGTCGCGGGTCACCCGCGGCCTGTTTCGCTTGCGGCGGCGCCCCAGCCGTCTCAGCGGCCTCGTCCAGGCGGCCGTGGAAGCCGCGCGGCCGTTCATCGACGGCTTCGGGCACGAGCTGGGCGTCGATCTGCCGCCCGAAGAGGTGGTGCTCGACGTCGACCCAAACCGTCTGTCGCAGGTCCTCACCAACCTGCTCAACAACGCCGCCAAGTACACGCCACAGGGAGGGCACATCTGGCTCTCCGCCCGCGTTGAAGCGCAGGACGTGCTGTTCACCGTGCGCGACACGGGCCTGGGCATCCCGGCCGAGGACCTCGAGCGGATCTTCGAGATGTTCACCCGCATCGAGCACCACGAGCAAGAATACGCGGGGCTCGGCGTCGGACTCACGCTCTCGAAGCAGTTGGTAGAGCTTCACGGCGGCGTCATCGAGGTCACCAGCGAGGGCCAGGGCAAGGGGACCGAGTTTCGCGTACGCATTCCGGCCGTCACCACGGCCGAGCCGGCCGCGGCCGAGCCAGCCGCAGCGACGCCCGCGACGCCGACGCCTCAGCTCCGCGTCCTGGTGGTCGACGACAACCGCGCCGCAGCGTTTATGCTCACGCGGCTAATCGAACGCATGGGCAACGAGGTCCGCTCGGTGGGCGATGGCGTAGCAGCGGTGCAGTCGGCGGCCGAGTTCTGCCCAGACATCGTGCTGATGGACCTGCTGATGCCGCGGATGGGGGGCTGCGAAGCAGCCAGGCAGATCCGCTCGCAGACGTGGGGCGCCTCGATGACGCTCGTCGCTGTCACCGGCTGCGGGCTGGAAGAAGACCGCCAGATGACCATCGACGCCGGGTTCGACGACCATCTAGTCAAGCCGGTAAGCGTCGACGCGTTGGAGGCCCTGTTCGCCCGCCACGCCACGCCGCGGTAA
- a CDS encoding response regulator, producing MFWAQGHEAAVAHSGPEALRLTAEFRPTLIMLDIGLPGMIGCMVAERLRSALGRVGSREPTSRSAAWDSGAWICHNGSARMDDGSGRQP from the coding sequence ATGTTTTGGGCGCAGGGCCACGAGGCGGCCGTTGCGCACAGCGGACCCGAGGCGCTGCGGCTGACAGCGGAGTTCCGCCCCACGCTAATCATGCTCGATATCGGCCTGCCCGGCATGATTGGCTGCATGGTCGCCGAGCGGTTGCGGTCGGCGCTCGGCCGAGTTGGCAGCCGGGAGCCCACCAGCCGCTCCGCTGCCTGGGACAGCGGTGCTTGGATCTGCCATAATGGCTCAGCCCGAATGGACGACGGGAGCGGTCGACAGCCTTGA
- a CDS encoding sulfatase-like hydrolase/transferase, which yields MSASLSAAAAVAAAEHRSVLLICVDDLRPELRCYGAQHMLTPNIDRLSDSGVTFDRCYVQVAVCNPSRASTWTGLRPDRLNVYTLRTHFRETVPDAVTLPQHLRAHGYTCESLGKIFHNPWPDPRSWDRPHAWGKGSYTNYTPEQEEFRRGVERGLPDDAWQKGNLRGVITNAPDIADEDHRDGAMTLLAIDCLRVHKEAGEPFLLAVGFTLPHLPWAPPKSWWDRYDRDALPLPENPTPPEGAPEVAVGTSYELSHYADMVEMPTPYSGTLSESQTRRLRHAYFASVSFIDAQVGKLLDTLDELGMADDTIVVLWSDHGYKLGEHNGWSKMTNYEIDTRIPMIIRDPHAEANGQRCGRLVESLDLYPTLCELTGVPTPADLDGRSAAPLLDDCGATHLDAAFSQFVRGARIGNAMRTDRWRYVEWRRLDDAGLESRELYDQQNDPQENKNVVEEHPDVADRLAIRMQQTLVPGPVDLKATMHSDTGGRRAAIRWRNRRQGEVRVTWVNPMGQRMQAIDLEAGEQRDYNTFVGGLFAVESLDGRYHEYVRVGEDDAEIELGGDGADTPSASHRRPVVDGSSQDKRKQKTETDGD from the coding sequence TTGTCCGCCTCCCTATCGGCGGCTGCCGCTGTGGCGGCGGCCGAACACCGCAGCGTGCTGCTGATCTGCGTCGACGATCTCCGGCCTGAGCTGCGGTGCTACGGCGCCCAGCACATGCTGACGCCGAACATCGACCGCCTCTCGGATAGCGGGGTGACGTTCGACCGCTGCTACGTGCAGGTCGCCGTGTGCAACCCGTCGCGGGCGAGCACCTGGACCGGGTTGCGCCCCGACCGGTTGAACGTCTACACGCTGCGGACGCACTTCCGCGAGACCGTGCCAGACGCCGTGACGTTGCCGCAGCACCTGCGGGCGCACGGCTACACGTGCGAGAGCCTCGGGAAGATCTTTCACAACCCGTGGCCCGACCCCCGTTCGTGGGATAGGCCGCACGCGTGGGGGAAGGGGAGCTACACCAACTACACGCCGGAGCAGGAAGAGTTCCGCCGCGGCGTGGAGCGGGGCCTCCCCGACGACGCGTGGCAGAAGGGCAACCTGCGCGGCGTCATCACCAATGCCCCCGATATCGCGGACGAAGACCACCGCGACGGGGCGATGACCCTGCTGGCGATCGATTGTCTGCGGGTCCACAAAGAAGCCGGCGAGCCGTTCCTGCTTGCCGTGGGCTTCACGCTGCCCCACCTCCCCTGGGCGCCCCCCAAGTCGTGGTGGGATCGGTACGATCGCGACGCGCTCCCGCTGCCGGAGAACCCCACTCCGCCCGAAGGGGCGCCGGAGGTAGCCGTGGGCACAAGCTACGAGTTGTCGCACTACGCCGACATGGTTGAGATGCCGACTCCCTACTCAGGAACCCTGTCCGAATCGCAGACGCGGCGGCTGCGCCACGCGTATTTTGCGTCTGTCTCGTTTATCGACGCGCAGGTCGGCAAGCTGTTGGACACGCTCGACGAACTAGGCATGGCGGACGATACCATTGTGGTCTTGTGGAGTGACCACGGGTACAAGCTCGGCGAGCACAACGGGTGGAGCAAGATGACCAACTACGAGATCGACACGCGCATCCCCATGATCATCCGCGACCCGCACGCTGAGGCGAACGGCCAGCGGTGCGGACGCCTGGTCGAGTCTCTCGACCTCTACCCGACTCTCTGCGAGCTCACCGGCGTTCCGACGCCCGCCGACCTCGACGGTCGCAGCGCCGCGCCGCTGCTCGACGACTGCGGGGCGACGCATCTCGACGCCGCGTTCAGCCAGTTCGTCCGGGGTGCACGGATCGGCAATGCGATGCGGACCGATCGATGGCGCTACGTAGAGTGGCGGCGGCTGGACGACGCCGGTCTTGAATCCCGCGAGCTCTACGATCAACAGAACGATCCGCAAGAAAACAAGAACGTCGTCGAAGAGCACCCCGACGTGGCGGACCGATTGGCGATTCGTATGCAACAGACGCTTGTCCCGGGCCCGGTCGACTTGAAAGCGACGATGCATTCGGACACGGGGGGCCGCCGCGCCGCGATACGCTGGAGGAACCGGCGCCAAGGCGAGGTCCGAGTCACGTGGGTGAACCCAATGGGGCAGCGTATGCAAGCGATCGATCTAGAGGCGGGCGAACAGCGCGACTACAACACGTTCGTTGGGGGCCTCTTCGCGGTCGAAAGCCTAGACGGCCGCTACCACGAGTATGTGCGTGTGGGGGAGGACGACGCCGAGATCGAGCTCGGCGGTGATGGCGCGGACACTCCGTCGGCGTCGCATCGGCGACCCGTCGTCGATGGCAGTTCACAAGACAAGAGGAAGCAAAAGACAGAGACGGATGGTGATTGA